The following are encoded together in the Gouania willdenowi chromosome 14, fGouWil2.1, whole genome shotgun sequence genome:
- the hephl1b gene encoding LOW QUALITY PROTEIN: hephaestin-like protein 1 (The sequence of the model RefSeq protein was modified relative to this genomic sequence to represent the inferred CDS: inserted 7 bases in 6 codons; deleted 7 bases in 6 codons; substituted 2 bases at 2 genomic stop codons) encodes MMQTCGLLVICLLAAAALSSTAEAKTERVYYVGIIEDWWDYAPSGKNLLTGESIAHDEHASVFLERGPQRIGSVYKKAMYRQYTDATYSRLSPRPDWLGFLGPVLRAEVDDVIVVHLKNFASRNYSMHPHGVFYEKNTEGALYPDGTSNILKKDDSVPPGANYTYRWEVRPEFAPTNDDSNCLTWVYHSHLDXPRDIASGLIGALLTCKKVAPLVPSRTLGVHVPPFETTLIYETHNTLNPKGGTRLNVGYIESPRTDVDQDFFLMFNVVDENLSYYLEDNIMNCSDHAGIDPFDPDFEESNLMHAINGYMFGNLPGMQLCQDRAVAWHLFGMGKXGKTSLSAFFHGNTLLDRGHRRDILSLFPATFATAEMVPKAAGKWLLTARLMDHLQAGMQAFYEVRACGAEIRATMEKGVVRNFYLVAEKVEWNYAPSEMDLIGNISLTEADRNYSIQPHGLHYDKQFQGSIYEDGVNKLGSHVSPGKIFTYTWQVLEGPSQSDSPCIPYLYYSATDPIKDTXSGLVGTLLVCKRGALGSNGAQIGVDKEFFLLFSVMDENMSWYLEENIEKYGSSETNVEEEDFEESNKMHAVNGRMYGNLHGLEMCAGDKVAWYTFGLGTEVDIHGVYFEGNTFERQSTTRDTINLFPHTTAGVLMQPSIPGVYEVSCRVTDHYSAGMRQQYRVNHCHNKQRRNXQSEPTRIVQYFNQCXRIEWDYSPERKWELEKHHATLEDSPGNIFVEKGKNRIGSRYKKAVFREYTDETFTVQKKRSKTSKQHLGIIGPIIKAEVGEQIVITFKNKATRPYSINAHGVXASGAHIHVKPGESLFLTWDIPERSGPGXSDPNCISYAYFSTVDFIRDLYSGLLGPLVICRRGTLTRVSEGPDRQRTDVENEFALLFMVYDXNQSWYLGDNIRKYLEVDPKTFIPDEDFEESNLMHGINGRLYGNLHGLVMNQGQTVDWYLLGMGNEVDMHTVHFHAETFTYKTDRIHRADVFDLFPGTFQTVEMVAGNPGTWLLHCHVTDHIHAGMETTFTIKAGAAGDRGSLVMLHFSLTFALALVSQLL; translated from the exons ATGATGCAGACTTGTGGGCTGTTAGTGATCTGTTTgctggctgctgctgctctctcCTCCACCGCGGAAGCAAAGACAGAGAGGGTTTACTATGTGGGAATCATTGAGGACTGGTGGGATTACGCACCAAGTGGAAAAAACCTGCTGACCGGGGAGTCCATCGCGCACGATGA GCATGCCTCTGTGTTCCTGGAACGTGGACCCCAACGGATTGGCAGTGTTTACAAAAAGGCCATGTATCGACAGTACACCGACGCCACCTACAGCCGCCTTTCCCCGCGACCTGATTGGCTGGGCTTCCTGGGACCTGTGCTGCGAGCTGAGGTCGATGATGTTATCGTGGTCCACCTGAAAAACTTTGCATCCAGAAACTACTCCATGCATCCACATGGAGTATTCTATGAGAAGAATACAGAGG GAGCACTCTATCCAGATGGGACATCAAACATTTTGAAGAAGGACGACTCCGTCCCTCCTGGAGCAAACTACACATACCGCTGGGAGGTCAGGCCAGAATTTGCCCCCACCAACGACGATTCAAACTGCCTGACCTGGGTTTACCACTCTCACTTGG GCCCGAGGGACATCGCCTCAGGACTTATCGGGGCTCTGCTCACATGCAAAAAAG TTGCCCCtttagtgccatcgcgtaccctaggagtacacgtacccccatttgagacaACACTGATCTATGAGACTCACAACACTTT GAATCCTAAAGGAGGCACCAGACTCAACGTTGGCTATATAGAGTCGCCACGTACAGATGTGGACCAGGATTTCTTCTTGATGTTTAATGTGGTGGATGAGAACCTCAGTTATTACCTCGAAGACAACATCATGAATTGCTCTGATCACGCAGGAATTGATCCATTTGACCCAGATTTTGAGGAATCCAATTTGATGCATG CAATCAACGGCTACATGTTTGGTAATCTGCCTGGAATGCAGCTATGCCAGGACCGTGCAGTAGCCTGGCATTTGTTTGGTATGGGTAAGTGAGGTAAGACTTCACTCTCGGCCTTTTTCCATGGGAATACT CTTCTTGACCGCGGCCACCGCAGG GACATCCTTAGCCTGTTTCCGGCAACATTTGCTACAGCTGAAATGGTTCCGAAGGCAGCTGGGAAGTGGCTGCTGACC GCCAGGTTAATGGACCACTTGCAGG ctgGGATGCAGGCCTTTTATGAAGTAAGAGCATGTGGTGCTGAGATCAGAGCAACAATGGAAAAAGGTGTGGTGAGGAATTTCTATCTGGTAGCGGAGAAAGTGGAGTGGAATTACGCTCCCTCAGAAATGGATTTGATTGGAAATATTTCCCTCACTGAAGCAGACAG AAACTACAGCATCCAGCCTCATGGGCTTCACTACGACAAACAATTCCAGGGAAGCATCTATGAGGATG GTGTTAACAAACTGGGCTCCCACGTGAGTCCAGGGAAGATCTTCACCTACACCTGGCAGGTGCTTGAGGGCCCGTCT CAATCTGATTCTCCCTGTATCCCCTACCTGTACTACTCTGCCACTGATCCCATTAAAGACA ACTCTGGATTAGTTGGAACCCTGCTCGTGTGCAAGAGAGGAGCACTGGGATCCAATGGTGCCCAG ATAGGTGTGGATAAAGAGTTCTTCCTTCTTTTTTCTGTGATGGATGAAAACATGAGCTGGTATTTGGAGGAGAACATTGAGAAATATGGCAGCAGTGAGACAAACGTGGAGGAGGAGGACTTTGAGGAAAGCAATAAGATGCATG CTGTAAATGGACGCATGTATGGAAACCTGCATGGTCTGGAGATGTGTGCTGGAGATAAAGTCGCCTGGTACACCTTTGGGCTCGGAACAGAGGTCGACATCCACGGAGTTTACTTTGAGGGAAACACTTTTGAGAGACAGAGTACAACTCGCGACACCATCAATCTTTTTCCTCATACCACGGCTGGTGTCTTAATGCAGCCAAGCATTCCAG GTGTGTATGAGGTGAGCTGCAGAGTTACAGACCATTATTCAGCGGGCATGAGGCAA CAGTACAGAGTGAACCACTGTCACAATAAACAAAGAAGGAA CCAGTCAGAGCCGACCAGGATTGTGCAGTACTTCAATCAGTGCTGAAGAATTGAATGGGACTACTCACCGGAGAGAAAATGGGAGCTGGAGAAGCACCACGCCACATTAGAGGACAG TCCGGGAAatatatttgtggaaaaaggcaaaaacagAATTGGTTCACGTTACAAGAAAGCGGTATTTAGAGAATACACTGATGAGACCTTCACAGTTCAGAAGAAACGGTCCAAGACAAGCAAACAACATTTGGGAATCATTG GTCCAATCATCAAAGCCGAAGTAGGAGAACAGATTgtgattacatttaaaaacaaagcaacTCGACCGTACTCAATCAATGCTCACGGAG AAGCCAGTGGTGCACACATTCACGTCAAACCTGGTGAGAGTTTGTTT TTGACTTGGGATATTCCTGAAAGATCCGGTCCAG TTTCTGATCCGAACTGCATCTCGTATGCTTACTTCTCCACTGTAGATTTCATCAGG GATCTTTATAGTGGCCTTCTTGGGCCTCTGGTGATCTGCAGACGTGGTACTCTGACTCGTGTCTCCGAAGGACCTGACAGGCAAAGGACTGAT GTGGAGAACGAGTTTGCTCTGCTATTTATGGTGTATG GAAACCAGTCATGGTACTTGGGAGATAACATCCGAAAATACCTCGAGGTCGACCCAAAGACCTTCATACCGGATGAAGACTTTGAAGAAAGCAACCTAATGCATG GGATCAATGGGAGGTTGTACGGTAACCTCCATGGACTGGTGATGAACCAGGGCCAAACAGTTGACTGGTATCTACTGGGCATGGGCAACGAGGTGGACATGCACACAGTTCACTTCCATGCAGAGACCTTCACTTATAAG aCAGATCGCATCCACCGTGCTGACGTCTTCGACTTGTTTCCAGGGACTTTCCAAACAGTGGAGATGGTAGCAGGAAACCCAGGGACATGGTTGCTCCACTGTCACGTCACTGATCACATCCACGCTGGTATGGAGACCACATTTACCATAAAAG caggagcagcaggagacAGAGGCTCTTTAGTGATGCTACACTTCTCACTCACCTTTGCTCTAGCGCTGGTTTCTCAGCTTTTATGA
- the tmem135 gene encoding transmembrane protein 135, with translation MTVFSKIPHNCYEVGHTWSPSCVRAAADVTRSALEVSFKVYAPLYLIAAVLRRRKKDYYLKRLLPEILWSTSFLTANGGLYIVFFCILRRLLGGFYSWSAGFGSALPASYIAILLERKSRRGLLTIYMTNLATETLFRMAVTRGLVKPINHGEVLLFSITASLFMFFFRSKDGLKGFTMSALKFIIGKEEIPSHPVTAEPSSSKPPEEPAAIETDSQASAVTPKARGKSLAAYTRELIESICKRGPRHRCCKHHHDNCISYCIKGFVRMFSVGYLIQCCLKVPSAFRQMFSKPSRLPSFLYHKENFQLGAFLGSFVSIYKGTSCLLRWVRNIDDELHALIAGFLAGLSMFFYKSTSISMYLFSKLVETMYFKGIEAGQCPYFPHADTILYAISTAICFQAAVMEVQNLRPSYWKFLLRLTKGRFALMNRHLLDVFGTQASRDFKGFVPKLDPRYISVCSQAMLPPGGDIQLG, from the exons ATGACAGTCTTTAGTAAAATACCACACAACTGCTACGAGGTGGGTCACACCTGGAGCCCGTCGTGTGTGCGGGCCGCTGCGGACGTGACCCGGAGCGCCCTGGAAGTGTCCTTCAAGGTCTACGCTCCTCTGTACCTG ATCGCTGCAGTTCTACGACGAAGGAAAAAGGATTACTACTTAAAACGGCTTCTTCCAGAGATCCTGTGGTCGACCTCGTTCCTCACTGCCAATGGAGGCCTCTACATTGTCTTCTTCTGCATTCTCAG GAGATTGCTGGGTGGGTTCTATTCCTGGTCTGCTGGCTTTGGCTCAGCACTGCCTGCCTCATACATCGCCATCCTCCTGGAGCGTAAGAGCAG GAGAGGACTTCTGACGATATACATGACaaatctg GCCACCGAGACGCTTTTTCGCATGGCTGTGACGAGAGGCTTAGTAAAGCCCATTAATCATGGCGAG GTGCTCCTGTTCTCCATAACAGCATCACTCTTTATGTTCTTCTTCAG aagCAAAGATGGTCTCAAAGGCTTCACCATGTCTGCGTTAAA GTTCATCATTGGGAAAGAGGAGATTCCATCTCATCCTGTCACAGCAGAACCTTCCTCCTCAAAGCCTCCTGAGGAACCTGCTGCAATAGAAACTGATTCACAGGCATCAGCAGTAACGCCTAAAGCCAGGGGGAAAAGCTTGGCTGCGTACACCCGGGAACTGATTGAATCCAT ATGCAAACGTGGCCCCAGACACAGATGTTGTAAACATCACCACGACAACTGCATTTCCTACTGCATTAAA GGGTTTGTCAGGATGTTCAGTGTTGGATATCTCATTCAGTGTTGCCTTAAAGTGCCCTCAGCATTCAGGCAGATGTTCTCCAAACCTTCACGACTCCCCTCTTTCCTCTACCATAAAGAGAACTTCCAGCTCGGAGCCTTTTTAGGATCATTTGTCAGCATCTACAAG GGAACAAGCTGCTTATTACGCTGGGTGCGTAATATTGATGATGAACTCCATGCACTGATTGCCG gttttctgGCTGGACTCTCAATGTTCTTCTACAAAAGCACATCAATTTCTATGTATCTTTTCTCAAAGCTGGTGGAG acCATGTACTTCAAAGGCATCGAAGCCGGACAGTGCCCCTACTTTCCTCATGCAGACACGATCCTATACGCCATCTCCACTGCAATCTGTTTCCAAGCT GCGGTGATGGAAGTGCAGAATCTCAGGCCTTCGTACTGGAAGTTCTTACTGCGTCTGACAAAGGGCAG GTTTGCTCTGATGAACCGACACTTGCTGGACGTGTTTGGGACTCAGGCCTCCAGGGACTTCAAAGGGTTTGTTCCCAAACTGGACCCTCGTTACATCTCAGTGTGCAGCCAAGCCATGCTTCCACCAGGGGGTGACATCCAGTTGGGATGA